A single genomic interval of Agromyces cerinus harbors:
- a CDS encoding TetR/AcrR family transcriptional regulator: MARNTERRAAIADAGLSVLARDGARGLTHRAVDAAAGVPAGTTSNYFRSRDALVSGLVTRIGERLAPTQADLELRAGRPPSRELFAEYLHDIVRRLTEQREVTLALFELRLEGVRRPEIAELLSAWQHAAFDADVAFNRAAGLPGDRREIALFHYAIDGLLFDRLTGPIDPETATDEIVEMLVAGLLPAE, from the coding sequence ATGGCACGGAACACGGAACGACGAGCGGCGATCGCCGATGCCGGACTGAGCGTGCTCGCACGCGACGGCGCCAGGGGGCTCACGCACCGGGCCGTCGACGCCGCAGCCGGGGTGCCGGCGGGCACGACCTCCAACTACTTCCGCAGCCGCGACGCACTCGTCTCGGGTCTCGTCACCCGCATCGGCGAGCGCCTCGCACCGACCCAGGCCGACCTCGAGCTACGCGCCGGCAGACCACCGAGCCGGGAGCTCTTCGCCGAATACCTCCACGACATCGTGCGACGCCTCACCGAACAACGCGAGGTGACGCTCGCCCTCTTCGAGCTCCGACTCGAGGGGGTGCGCCGGCCCGAGATCGCCGAGCTGCTCTCCGCATGGCAGCACGCCGCATTCGATGCGGATGTCGCCTTCAATCGCGCTGCCGGACTGCCGGGCGACCGCCGCGAGATCGCCCTGTTCCACTATGCGATCGACGGCCTGCTGTTCGATCGACTCACCGGTCCGATCGATCCGGAGACCGCCACCGACGAGATCGTCGAAATGCTCGTCGCCGGGCTGCTGCCGGCCGAGTGA
- a CDS encoding endonuclease/exonuclease/phosphatase family protein: MTVIAPPEPAAGGASRPRSVRRTRLGLARFTAVLGAALALVLVFHALVPDVAGLGLIVDTALPWFGLAVPLLLVGAIAARSRGALASALLATIVWCVAFVPSIVPLSWTAAQASDSQITVASQNVEAGSGTAAESAAALAATGAEVVALQEMDAESREAAGAVLDDVYPHRYGAGTVGVWSVFPIENAQMLDLGLGWNRGLAADLETPTGPVSVYVVHAASARPAASSERDVMLANLADHLARDENARVIAIGDFNAGSSDRALGGVTAQVSEANQDDGGFGFTWPAAAPVVRLDHVFQRGMAVVSNTTVPMGGSDHLAVVATLNLE; the protein is encoded by the coding sequence ATGACCGTGATCGCGCCGCCGGAACCCGCTGCCGGCGGTGCCTCGAGGCCTCGCTCTGTGCGACGCACACGGCTCGGCCTCGCCCGGTTCACGGCGGTGCTCGGTGCCGCACTCGCGCTCGTGCTGGTGTTCCACGCACTGGTGCCGGATGTCGCGGGCCTCGGCCTCATCGTCGACACGGCGCTCCCGTGGTTCGGGCTCGCGGTGCCGCTGCTCCTCGTCGGCGCGATCGCCGCGCGGAGCCGAGGCGCGCTCGCATCCGCGCTGCTGGCGACGATCGTCTGGTGCGTGGCGTTCGTGCCGTCGATCGTTCCGTTGTCGTGGACGGCGGCGCAGGCATCGGACTCGCAGATCACGGTCGCGAGCCAGAACGTCGAGGCCGGTTCGGGCACGGCCGCCGAGTCCGCGGCGGCGCTGGCGGCCACCGGGGCCGAGGTGGTCGCGCTGCAGGAGATGGACGCCGAATCCCGTGAGGCGGCCGGTGCGGTACTCGACGATGTCTACCCCCACCGCTACGGCGCCGGCACGGTCGGCGTCTGGAGCGTGTTCCCGATCGAGAACGCCCAGATGCTCGACCTCGGGCTCGGCTGGAATCGCGGGCTCGCCGCCGACCTCGAGACGCCCACCGGGCCGGTGAGCGTCTACGTGGTGCACGCGGCATCCGCTCGACCGGCTGCGAGCAGCGAACGCGACGTCATGCTCGCGAACCTCGCCGATCATCTCGCGCGAGATGAGAATGCCCGGGTGATCGCGATCGGCGACTTCAACGCCGGTTCGTCGGATCGGGCGCTCGGCGGCGTCACCGCGCAGGTGTCGGAGGCGAACCAGGACGATGGCGGGTTCGGGTTCACCTGGCCCGCAGCTGCACCGGTGGTGCGCCTCGATCACGTGTTCCAGCGCGGCATGGCGGTCGTGTCGAACACGACCGTGCCGATGGGCGGCAGCGACCATCTCGCAGTGGTCGCGACGCTGAACCTCGAGTAG
- a CDS encoding glycoside hydrolase family 3 C-terminal domain-containing protein, whose translation MTDTLNTTGLEAPAADIVAGLTVEEKASLTSGASFWTTQGIERAGIPAIVLTDGPHGVRLQKGSADHLGIGDSVPATCFPPAVALGSTFDPELLERVGTALGEEARAEGVGVLLGPGVNIKRSPLCGRNFEYLSEDPIISGVLGAALVNGLQSQGVGGSLKHFAANNQEHDRMASSSDVDPRPLREIYLRGFQRVVEDAQPWTVMCSYNRLNGVYTSEDPWLLNTVLRDDWGFEGLVVSDWGAVNDRVVGLPAGLDLEMPSSDGRSAAALLAAVADGSLDESALDVGARRVVELVQKAVAGASDAAYDVDAHHALAREAAGRGAVLLKNDDAILPLDASTSVAVIGAFAEKPRYQGAGSSLINPTKLDNALDAITEYAGADRVSYAAGFTTDGSDGAALVAPAVELAASKDIVVLFLGLPGSYESEGFDREDLHLPAEQLALLESVVAANPRTVVVLANGGVVELPFADDVPAILEGWLGGQAGGSAIADVLYGAVNPSGRLAETIPVKLSDTPAFLNFPGDFGHVRYGEGLFVGYRWYDARDAEVRYPFGHGLSYTTFGYSDLSVAADAAGLTVRVTVTNTGDRAGREVVQVYTGLAASGVQRAVREIKAFANVALEAGESRQVEIAVRNEDLAYWDIRVDRWVVEPGAYSVEVGASSRDIRLSAVVEVEGERVRIPLSLESSIAELAADPIAGPIVMQAMGSFAAGMADTDIFDEGGLDKMMASFPIGKLAGFPGVPVTPEQIQQLIDLSNSQQA comes from the coding sequence ATGACGGACACCCTGAACACCACCGGCCTCGAAGCGCCCGCCGCCGACATCGTGGCAGGCCTCACCGTCGAGGAGAAGGCGTCGCTCACGAGCGGCGCGAGCTTCTGGACGACGCAGGGCATCGAGCGCGCCGGCATCCCCGCGATCGTGCTCACCGACGGCCCGCACGGCGTGCGCCTGCAGAAGGGCAGCGCCGACCACCTCGGCATCGGCGACAGCGTGCCGGCCACGTGCTTCCCGCCCGCCGTGGCGCTCGGCTCGACCTTCGACCCCGAGCTGCTCGAGCGCGTCGGAACGGCCCTCGGTGAAGAGGCCCGCGCCGAAGGCGTCGGCGTGCTGCTCGGCCCGGGCGTCAACATCAAGCGCTCGCCGCTCTGCGGCCGCAACTTCGAGTACCTCTCCGAGGACCCGATCATCTCGGGCGTGCTCGGCGCGGCCCTCGTGAACGGCCTGCAGTCGCAGGGCGTCGGCGGTTCGCTGAAGCACTTCGCGGCGAACAACCAGGAGCACGACCGCATGGCGTCGTCGAGCGATGTCGACCCGCGGCCGCTGCGCGAGATCTACCTGCGCGGCTTCCAGCGCGTGGTCGAGGACGCGCAGCCGTGGACCGTCATGTGCTCGTACAACCGCCTGAACGGCGTCTACACGAGCGAAGACCCGTGGCTGCTGAACACGGTGCTCCGCGACGACTGGGGCTTCGAGGGCCTCGTCGTCAGCGACTGGGGAGCCGTCAACGACCGCGTCGTCGGTCTCCCTGCCGGTCTCGACCTCGAGATGCCGTCGTCCGACGGTCGCTCGGCCGCGGCGCTCCTCGCCGCGGTCGCCGACGGCTCGCTCGACGAGTCGGCACTCGACGTCGGCGCGCGCCGTGTCGTCGAGCTCGTGCAGAAGGCCGTCGCCGGGGCATCCGACGCCGCCTACGACGTCGACGCGCACCACGCCCTCGCCCGCGAGGCCGCAGGCCGCGGCGCCGTGCTGCTGAAGAACGACGACGCCATCCTGCCGCTCGACGCGTCGACCTCGGTCGCCGTCATCGGTGCGTTCGCCGAGAAGCCGCGCTACCAGGGCGCCGGCTCGTCGCTCATCAACCCGACGAAGCTCGACAACGCGCTCGACGCGATCACCGAGTACGCCGGTGCCGATCGCGTCTCGTACGCGGCCGGCTTCACGACCGACGGTTCCGACGGTGCCGCCCTCGTCGCCCCCGCCGTCGAGCTCGCGGCGTCGAAGGACATCGTCGTGCTCTTCCTCGGCCTGCCGGGTTCGTACGAGTCCGAGGGCTTCGACCGCGAAGACCTGCACCTGCCGGCCGAGCAGCTCGCGCTGCTCGAATCGGTCGTCGCGGCGAACCCGCGCACCGTCGTCGTGCTCGCCAACGGCGGCGTCGTCGAACTGCCGTTCGCCGATGACGTGCCCGCGATCCTCGAGGGCTGGCTCGGCGGCCAGGCCGGCGGATCGGCCATCGCGGACGTGCTCTACGGCGCGGTCAACCCGTCGGGTCGTCTCGCGGAGACCATCCCCGTGAAGCTCTCGGACACCCCCGCGTTCCTGAACTTCCCGGGTGACTTCGGTCACGTGCGTTACGGCGAGGGCCTCTTCGTGGGCTACCGCTGGTACGACGCGCGCGACGCCGAGGTGCGCTACCCGTTCGGCCACGGCCTGTCGTACACGACGTTCGGCTACTCCGACCTGTCGGTGGCAGCGGATGCCGCGGGCCTCACGGTGCGCGTCACCGTGACGAACACCGGCGACCGTGCCGGCCGCGAGGTCGTGCAGGTCTACACGGGCCTCGCCGCCTCCGGCGTGCAGCGTGCGGTGCGCGAGATCAAGGCCTTCGCGAACGTCGCCCTCGAGGCCGGCGAGTCGCGTCAGGTCGAGATCGCCGTCCGCAACGAGGACCTCGCCTACTGGGACATCCGCGTCGACCGCTGGGTCGTCGAGCCCGGCGCCTACAGCGTCGAGGTGGGTGCGTCGAGCCGCGACATCCGTCTCAGCGCCGTCGTCGAGGTCGAGGGCGAGCGAGTGCGCATCCCGCTCTCGCTCGAGTCGTCGATCGCCGAGCTCGCCGCCGACCCGATCGCCGGACCGATCGTCATGCAGGCGATGGGGTCGTTCGCCGCGGGCATGGCCGACACCGACATCTTCGACGAGGGCGGCCTCGACAAGATGATGGCGTCGTTCCCGATCGGCAAGCTCGCCGGCTTCCCGGGCGTGCCCGTGACTCCCGAGCAGATCCAGCAGCTGATCGACCTGTCGAACTCGCAGCAGGCGTAG
- a CDS encoding phosphatase PAP2 family protein, with amino-acid sequence MSDAASASTSTDVTAPAAGVPAASAARRPRWLLVTGLIGLALFVIFGLAVAANPASPFTQAIDDAWRALVGLEPGTGGEAWALPMMFQHLGQIPGAVLTLLLIPIWLFVIRRWRSALFFLTAELVGNFGVSQLTKNLVDRPRPADDLANGLFGPLFEVDHGSFPSGHAVSAGILLVAVAALFPPAKRLVWWIIGALLVIGMIWQRTLINAHWLSDALFGIIGGASATLILWWAFATLLQKDYGKPLFRRSIEAPAIEGAS; translated from the coding sequence ATGTCGGATGCCGCTTCCGCTTCGACCTCGACCGACGTGACCGCTCCCGCGGCGGGCGTGCCGGCGGCATCCGCTGCCCGTCGCCCCCGCTGGCTGCTCGTCACCGGCCTCATCGGCCTGGCACTGTTCGTGATCTTCGGCCTTGCCGTGGCCGCGAACCCGGCGAGCCCGTTCACCCAGGCCATCGACGACGCCTGGCGCGCCCTCGTCGGTCTCGAGCCCGGCACCGGCGGCGAGGCCTGGGCGCTGCCGATGATGTTCCAGCACCTCGGCCAGATCCCCGGCGCGGTGCTCACGCTCCTGCTCATCCCGATCTGGTTGTTCGTGATCCGCCGCTGGCGTTCGGCGCTGTTCTTCCTCACGGCAGAGCTCGTCGGCAACTTCGGCGTCTCGCAGCTCACGAAGAACCTCGTCGACCGGCCTCGCCCGGCCGATGACCTCGCGAACGGCCTCTTCGGCCCGTTGTTCGAGGTCGACCACGGCTCGTTCCCCTCGGGGCACGCCGTGAGCGCGGGCATCCTGCTCGTCGCGGTCGCCGCGCTGTTCCCGCCCGCGAAGCGCCTCGTGTGGTGGATCATCGGCGCACTGCTCGTGATCGGCATGATCTGGCAGCGCACCCTCATCAACGCGCACTGGCTCTCGGACGCGCTGTTCGGCATCATCGGCGGGGCATCCGCGACCCTCATCCTCTGGTGGGCGTTCGCGACCCTGCTGCAGAAGGACTACGGAAAACCACTCTTCCGGCGGAGTATCGAAGCACCGGCAATCGAAGGAGCATCATGA
- a CDS encoding MFS transporter, which yields MASAPAPTVEPDGAEEPQPLVKGTVKRLLGWIIPANFSIFVIWGAVPAVLLQLQITGIDPANKVANITIVATIGAFASMIAQPLAGMLSDRTRSRFGRRAGWMVGGVLIGGLALVGMALANTIVQIAIAWTIVQIAYNFAQGPLSAILPDRVPRAARGTFAALAGMGAMLGALGGQVIGSALSSTIPAAYMLLAGLALVVTVLFVVFNPDHSSKEQVNPPFSLGAFLRTFWVNPVANPDFFWAFTGRLLLYTGYFAVAGFQLLILADYIGLGEKGATSAIPVFGLLSLVGMIGAMVISGPLSDKVGRRKIFVFGSSVLVGIGLIVPLVMPTYEGWMIFTLVSGIGFGMFQSVDQALMSEVLPSKDSFAKDLGVINIAATLPQTLAPAVGGAIVLAFGGYAALFPVAIVLSILGAFAVWPIKAVK from the coding sequence ATGGCGTCTGCCCCCGCGCCCACCGTCGAACCCGACGGCGCGGAAGAACCCCAACCCCTCGTCAAGGGCACGGTCAAGCGACTGCTCGGCTGGATCATTCCGGCGAACTTCTCGATCTTCGTCATCTGGGGTGCGGTGCCCGCCGTGCTGCTCCAGTTGCAGATCACCGGCATCGACCCGGCGAACAAGGTCGCGAACATCACCATCGTGGCCACGATCGGGGCGTTCGCGTCCATGATCGCGCAGCCACTCGCCGGCATGCTCTCCGACCGCACGCGCAGCCGATTCGGCCGCCGAGCGGGCTGGATGGTCGGCGGCGTGCTGATCGGCGGGCTCGCGCTCGTCGGCATGGCGTTGGCGAACACCATCGTGCAGATCGCGATCGCCTGGACCATCGTGCAGATCGCCTACAACTTCGCGCAGGGACCGCTCAGCGCCATCCTGCCCGACCGCGTGCCGCGAGCCGCCCGTGGCACGTTCGCCGCACTCGCGGGCATGGGCGCCATGCTCGGTGCACTCGGCGGCCAGGTCATCGGCTCTGCGCTCAGCAGCACCATCCCGGCGGCGTACATGCTGCTCGCCGGACTCGCACTCGTGGTCACCGTGCTCTTCGTCGTCTTCAACCCCGACCACTCGAGCAAGGAGCAGGTCAACCCGCCGTTCTCGCTCGGGGCGTTCCTGCGCACGTTCTGGGTGAACCCCGTCGCGAACCCCGACTTCTTCTGGGCGTTCACCGGGCGGCTCCTGCTCTACACGGGCTACTTCGCCGTCGCGGGATTCCAGCTGCTCATCCTCGCCGACTACATCGGCCTGGGCGAGAAGGGCGCCACCAGCGCCATTCCCGTGTTCGGGCTGCTCAGCCTGGTCGGAATGATCGGAGCGATGGTCATCTCGGGCCCGCTCTCCGACAAGGTCGGTCGTCGCAAGATCTTCGTCTTCGGCTCCTCGGTCCTCGTCGGCATCGGCCTCATCGTGCCGCTCGTGATGCCGACCTACGAAGGCTGGATGATCTTCACGCTCGTCTCGGGCATCGGATTCGGAATGTTCCAGTCGGTCGACCAGGCGCTCATGAGCGAGGTGCTGCCGTCGAAGGACTCCTTCGCGAAGGACCTCGGCGTCATCAACATCGCCGCGACCCTGCCGCAGACCCTCGCGCCCGCCGTCGGCGGTGCGATCGTGCTCGCGTTCGGCGGCTACGCGGCCCTGTTCCCCGTCGCCATCGTGCTCTCGATCCTCGGCGCGTTCGCCGTCTGGCCGATCAAGGCGGTGAAGTGA
- a CDS encoding TetR/AcrR family transcriptional regulator produces the protein MARRGSYAKGVAKREEILTTALDVIARNGYRRTSVRELADAVGLSQAGLLHYFSSKEELFQEILRKRDQVDAAAFDIDTAQPIEAFFGVIRHNSEVPGLVQLYAQLSTEAGDADHPAHEFFVERYEAFRSMFNGMLRDEQAAGRLDPDLDIERIGNLFLAAADGLQTQWMLDPSIDMADHVAYLWHLITRKA, from the coding sequence ATGGCACGCAGAGGTTCATACGCGAAGGGCGTTGCGAAGCGCGAGGAGATCCTCACCACGGCGCTCGACGTCATCGCACGCAACGGCTACCGGCGCACGAGCGTGCGCGAGCTGGCCGACGCCGTGGGTCTCAGCCAGGCCGGCCTGCTCCACTACTTCTCGTCGAAGGAGGAGCTCTTCCAGGAGATCCTCCGCAAGCGCGACCAGGTCGACGCCGCCGCGTTCGACATCGACACCGCGCAGCCGATCGAGGCGTTCTTCGGCGTGATCCGACACAACAGCGAGGTTCCAGGCCTCGTGCAGCTCTACGCCCAGCTGTCGACCGAGGCCGGCGACGCCGACCACCCGGCCCACGAGTTCTTCGTCGAGCGCTACGAAGCCTTCCGCTCCATGTTCAACGGCATGCTCCGCGACGAACAGGCCGCCGGCCGCCTCGATCCAGATCTCGACATCGAGCGCATCGGCAACCTCTTCCTCGCGGCCGCCGACGGCCTGCAGACCCAGTGGATGCTCGACCCGTCCATCGACATGGCCGACCACGTCGCCTACCTCTGGCACCTGATCACCCGCAAGGCCTGA